The following coding sequences lie in one Actinomycetota bacterium genomic window:
- a CDS encoding SAM-dependent methyltransferase: MVALPEQLFYNTAIATYIWVVTNRKAPERAGRVLLVDATSFWTPLRKSLGKKRREIPAHKTAEILRLLDAFEEGEFCRVYPTTHFGYRKITVERPLRLNFEASPERIALLDDKPAFKKLAVSKKKDAGIKAAEEAEGRKRQDEIKRLLFTLQGQVFTNRDEFLDTLKNAEANHDIKLDAPIRKAVLAALSERDESTDMCTDSKGNIESDPELRDIENVPLVESIQEYFAREVTPYVPDAWVNTAVTDPKDGEIGQVGYEINFNRYFYKYVPPRPLNEIEANLRAVENEILELLKQVTA; the protein is encoded by the coding sequence ACAGCTCTTCTACAACACTGCTATCGCTACCTACATCTGGGTGGTCACCAACCGCAAAGCCCCTGAACGCGCGGGCCGCGTTCTGCTAGTAGACGCTACTTCGTTCTGGACGCCTTTACGCAAGAGCCTCGGCAAGAAGCGCCGCGAGATTCCCGCACACAAGACTGCGGAGATACTGCGCTTACTCGATGCCTTCGAGGAAGGCGAGTTCTGCCGTGTCTACCCAACGACCCACTTCGGATACCGAAAGATTACTGTCGAGCGACCCCTCAGACTCAATTTCGAGGCGTCACCAGAGCGTATCGCCCTACTTGATGACAAGCCTGCGTTCAAGAAGCTGGCTGTCTCAAAGAAGAAGGATGCGGGGATCAAGGCTGCCGAGGAGGCCGAAGGCCGGAAGCGCCAGGACGAGATCAAGCGGTTGCTTTTCACACTACAAGGCCAGGTCTTCACCAACCGTGACGAATTCCTCGACACGCTTAAGAATGCCGAGGCGAATCACGACATCAAGCTTGACGCTCCCATTCGCAAGGCGGTGCTTGCTGCTCTATCGGAGCGCGATGAGAGCACCGACATGTGCACTGACTCGAAGGGCAACATAGAGTCCGATCCAGAGCTGCGTGACATAGAGAATGTCCCGCTGGTCGAGTCGATTCAGGAGTATTTCGCTCGCGAGGTTACGCCGTACGTGCCGGATGCCTGGGTCAACACGGCGGTGACTGACCCAAAGGATGGCGAGATCGGACAAGTTGGCTACGAAATAAACTTCAACCGTTACTTCTACAAATACGTGCCCCCGCGTCCGCTGAACGAGATCGAAGCCAATCTAAGGGCAGTCGAGAACGAGATTCTTGAGCTGCTCAAGCAGGTTACCGCGTGA
- a CDS encoding restriction endonuclease subunit S, which translates to MSTYKPSKAPWLARIPSTWSEAPLFTFFRDNKTKNIGMAEANVLSLSYGTIKRRDLDSGMGLLPESFETYQIVEPGDIVMRLTDLQNDQRSLRTGLVRERGIVTSAYLALRPSKYVDPRFAHYLLHSLDTMKVYYGLGAGVRQTMKYRDLSGAYLAMPMRVVQTQIADYLDSEIARIDALIDRKQRFIDLLLEKRTAIIAHAVTKGFDYKAEMKDSGIEWFGAIPLHWTVGRLKDLVTSIQTGPFGTQLGANDYMVDGTPVINPVHIKDNRLVPDPETSVTEATVARLNGYLLRTADVVCARRGDLGRCAVVTPQQEGWVTGTGSLRVRPNQRRVAPEFLQLLISQQGSRDWLSLQSVGATMDNLNEGILARLPVAAPDVVEQRSIIRRIGADVCKVDDLVERTRRSIDLLREYRTALISAAVTGQIDIPGTET; encoded by the coding sequence GTGAGCACGTACAAGCCCTCTAAGGCTCCATGGCTTGCGCGTATTCCCAGCACGTGGAGCGAAGCCCCACTGTTCACATTCTTCCGCGATAACAAGACCAAGAATATTGGCATGGCAGAGGCCAACGTTCTCTCGCTGAGCTACGGGACGATCAAGCGGCGTGACCTAGACTCTGGAATGGGCCTACTCCCGGAGTCGTTCGAGACCTACCAAATCGTTGAGCCCGGCGATATCGTGATGCGCCTTACCGATCTACAGAATGATCAACGCAGTCTACGAACGGGTCTCGTGAGGGAGCGCGGCATCGTAACCTCTGCGTATCTTGCACTGAGGCCGTCCAAGTACGTTGATCCCCGGTTCGCGCATTATCTCCTGCACTCCCTGGACACGATGAAGGTCTACTACGGCTTGGGTGCAGGTGTTCGTCAAACGATGAAGTACCGCGACCTCAGCGGAGCTTACCTTGCGATGCCTATGCGAGTGGTACAGACACAGATTGCGGACTATCTTGATTCTGAAATCGCCCGCATCGACGCCCTGATCGACCGCAAGCAGCGCTTCATCGACCTGCTACTTGAGAAGCGCACCGCCATCATTGCTCACGCCGTGACCAAGGGGTTCGATTACAAAGCGGAGATGAAGGACTCGGGTATCGAGTGGTTCGGCGCTATCCCACTGCACTGGACTGTCGGTCGCCTGAAAGATCTAGTTACATCCATCCAGACGGGACCCTTTGGCACCCAGCTTGGGGCGAACGACTACATGGTCGACGGCACGCCGGTCATCAACCCCGTTCACATCAAGGACAACCGACTAGTGCCGGATCCAGAGACGTCGGTAACCGAGGCGACCGTAGCGAGGTTAAACGGGTATTTGCTGCGAACGGCTGATGTGGTCTGTGCCCGACGCGGCGATCTGGGTAGATGTGCGGTAGTCACGCCACAACAGGAGGGGTGGGTGACAGGCACTGGCAGCCTCCGGGTTCGACCAAACCAGCGAAGGGTGGCTCCCGAGTTCCTCCAGCTGCTCATCTCGCAACAGGGCTCCAGGGACTGGCTCAGCCTTCAGTCGGTCGGTGCGACGATGGACAACCTGAACGAGGGCATCCTTGCTCGTCTCCCGGTCGCCGCACCCGACGTCGTCGAACAACGCAGTATCATCAGGAGGATTGGCGCAGATGTGTGCAAGGTGGATGATTTGGTCGAACGTACGCGACGCAGCATCGACCTGCTCCGCGAGTACCGCACGGCCCTGATATCCGCAGCTGTGACCGGTCAGATCGACATTCCGGGCACCGAGACCTAG